Proteins encoded in a region of the Micropterus dolomieu isolate WLL.071019.BEF.003 ecotype Adirondacks linkage group LG07, ASM2129224v1, whole genome shotgun sequence genome:
- the dnajb2 gene encoding dnaJ homolog subfamily B member 2 isoform X1: protein MVDYYNILGVSKTASQDDIKKAYRKLALKWHPDKNPDNKEEAERKFKELAEAYEVLSDQSKRDAYDRYGNDRVPHRGSSSSDFSSDFPGFTFTFRSPDEVFREFFGGQDPFASLFDDFSSFGGSASRLGPSRFFSFPSTGVEFTSFSSTLGGLDGMDSMGGGMGSFKSVSTSTRIINGKRTTTKKIKENGQERTEIEEDGVLKSVLINGVEDEMALALELSRRDGQPRHSPQKPQIQNRSPVEPDRPRPGPYSAATHRSFSSAPFYHYGVAGGSEEDEDDEDMQMALACSLSEMEAQQRAAATDFISGAGGGGRTKTGGLKGGRVVKTVHLHEAGSEKILAVEEDEEGEFKIGSGPGGGWENEGKGSREPGFSPESSTTANTMPLSQCSEEEFEPAIKKSDSSVKKKKKCWCIVC, encoded by the exons ATGGTGGATTACTACAACATCCTGGGAGTGTCCAAAACAGCGTCTCAGGACGACATCAAGAAGGC GTACAGGAAACTGGCACTGAAATGGCATCCAGACAAAAATCCAGACAACaaggaggaagcagagagaaagtTCAAAGAACTAGCTGAGGCCTATGAAGTCCTATCTGACC AGAGCAAACGTGACGCATATGACAGATATGGAAATGACAGAGTGCCACACCGAG GCTCCTCCAGCTCAGACTTTTCCTCAGATTTCCCAGGGTTCACCTTCACATTCCGCAGCCCAGATGAAGTGTTCAGAGAGTTTTTTGGTGGGCAGGATCCCTTCGCTAGCCTCTTTG ATGACTTCTCATCCTTTGGAGGCTCAGCCTCTCGCCTTGGCCCCAGCCggttcttttcttttccttcaaCCGGAG TTGAAttcacctccttctcctctaCCTTGGGTGGTCTGGATGGGATGGACAGCATGGGCGGAGGGATGGGCAGCTTCAAATCAGTTTCTACCTCTACTCGCATTATAAATGGCAAACGCACCACTACCAAGAA GATAAAGGAGAACGGGCAGGAAAGAACCGAGATTGAGGAGGATGGGGTTTTAAAGAGTGTCCTAATTAATG GCGTGGAGGATGAAATGGCCCTCGCGCTGGAGCTGAGCCGGCGAGATGGACAGCCCCGCCACTCGCCTCAGAAGCCACAAATCCAAAACAGATCACCTGTGGAGCCAGACAGACCCCGCCCCGGTCCTTACTCTGCTGCCACACATCGGTCCTTTAGCTCCGCCCCTTTCTACCATTACGGTGTTGCGGGAGGCAGCGAGGAGGACGAAGATGATGAAGACATGCAGATGGCTTTGGCATGCAGCCTGTCAGAAATGGAAGcccagcagagagcagctgcTACAGACTTCATATCAGGTGCTGGGGGTGGGGGCAGAACAAAAACTGGTGGCCTTAAAGGAGGTAGAGTTGTTAAGACTGTACATTTACATGAGGCTGGTAGTGAAAAGATTCTTGCAgtggaggaagatgaagaggggGAGTTTAAAATTGGCTCAGGGCCTGGAGGTGGGTGGGAAAATGAGGGAAAGGGAAGCAGGGAACCAGGCTTCTCTCCTGAGTCATCCACAACTGCCAACACTATGCCACTAAGCCAATGCAGTGAAGAAGAGTTTGAACCTGCCATAAAAAAAAGTGATAGcagtgtgaaaaagaaaaagaagtgcTGGTGTATTGTGTGctaa
- the dnajb2 gene encoding dnaJ homolog subfamily B member 2 isoform X2 has protein sequence MVDYYNILGVSKTASQDDIKKAYRKLALKWHPDKNPDNKEEAERKFKELAEAYEVLSDQSKRDAYDRYGNDRVPHRGSSSSDFSSDFPGFTFTFRSPDEVFREFFGGQDPFASLFDDFSSFGGSASRLGPSRFFSFPSTGVEFTSFSSTLGGLDGMDSMGGGMGSFKSVSTSTRIINGKRTTTKKIKENGQERTEIEEDGVLKSVLINGVEDEMALALELSRRDGQPRHSPQKPQIQNRSPVEPDRPRPGPYSAATHRSFSSAPFYHYGVAGGSEEDEDDEDMQMALACSLSEMEAQQRAAATDFISDSDFEAFTS, from the exons ATGGTGGATTACTACAACATCCTGGGAGTGTCCAAAACAGCGTCTCAGGACGACATCAAGAAGGC GTACAGGAAACTGGCACTGAAATGGCATCCAGACAAAAATCCAGACAACaaggaggaagcagagagaaagtTCAAAGAACTAGCTGAGGCCTATGAAGTCCTATCTGACC AGAGCAAACGTGACGCATATGACAGATATGGAAATGACAGAGTGCCACACCGAG GCTCCTCCAGCTCAGACTTTTCCTCAGATTTCCCAGGGTTCACCTTCACATTCCGCAGCCCAGATGAAGTGTTCAGAGAGTTTTTTGGTGGGCAGGATCCCTTCGCTAGCCTCTTTG ATGACTTCTCATCCTTTGGAGGCTCAGCCTCTCGCCTTGGCCCCAGCCggttcttttcttttccttcaaCCGGAG TTGAAttcacctccttctcctctaCCTTGGGTGGTCTGGATGGGATGGACAGCATGGGCGGAGGGATGGGCAGCTTCAAATCAGTTTCTACCTCTACTCGCATTATAAATGGCAAACGCACCACTACCAAGAA GATAAAGGAGAACGGGCAGGAAAGAACCGAGATTGAGGAGGATGGGGTTTTAAAGAGTGTCCTAATTAATG GCGTGGAGGATGAAATGGCCCTCGCGCTGGAGCTGAGCCGGCGAGATGGACAGCCCCGCCACTCGCCTCAGAAGCCACAAATCCAAAACAGATCACCTGTGGAGCCAGACAGACCCCGCCCCGGTCCTTACTCTGCTGCCACACATCGGTCCTTTAGCTCCGCCCCTTTCTACCATTACGGTGTTGCGGGAGGCAGCGAGGAGGACGAAGATGATGAAGACATGCAGATGGCTTTGGCATGCAGCCTGTCAGAAATGGAAGcccagcagagagcagctgcTACAGACTTCATATCAG